The Tachysurus fulvidraco isolate hzauxx_2018 chromosome 4, HZAU_PFXX_2.0, whole genome shotgun sequence DNA window ATAACTACATTGTCATTGggttattttcatattttttgtgTAAAGGTCAATTTCTTTTAGCCTGGGTATTTCCCTACAAACACGTCAGTTGATATGCTTCTGGACAACAAGGAAgtctcattatttatatgtttaacaTGTGTCTTGGTGCCTTTACTTTTAAATAGATTGTGTTTAATAGTTGTGTCTGGTGGCATGGTGGCACATTGtttcctcacagctccaggtcCCCGGTTCGATCCTCGGGTTTTTATTCTTCTGTTTGTATTCAAGTGGGGTTtttctgggttctctggtttcctcccattTTTCAAGATCACTGATATATACCTCCTTTTCACCACCTCCTCCTTAGCTACACttgagtgtatgaatgtgtgtgtgtgtgtgtgtgtgtgtgtgtgtgcatagtgccctgtgatggactggaaTCCCGCCTCATCACCTAttgttcctgggatagactgCAGAGCCACCAGGATAACGCAGTTACTGAAACTGAAGGAATGAGCATGTTAAACATAAAGCACATATATGTTAGCGGATATATGTGAAAACATCTTAACATTTAATGCATGCGTGTGTTGAGGGGATGGTAATATGACATTTGGATGGTGATGTTGATGAAAAGAGTATCGAGAGTAAGATATTATGCTGATATCTAACAATAGCTATAATTCTGATTTTTGGCAAGACAAACAACATTATTTGTGGCTGATCtggctcatctctctctctctttctctctctctctctctctctctctctctctctctctctctctctctcaatctctatCTAGTTGGTACCATTATGATTTGTCTCGACATGCAGCTGAGGCTCTACTCTTGTCAAATGGGGTTGATGGGAGCTTTCTGCTCAGAAATAGCAACAAGGGACATGAATGCTTTGCCCTCTCTGTCAGGTTAGATTCTTTTCCAGCTCTCCTCCTGTATCTAGAGTTTGAATCAAACCTGAGATCCTATTTACCCATGTTACCTGCTTGCTCACATTTCATGCCAGTATTTATTGGCTTTGTTGATAGGGAACCACGCCTATTAGCTTTTCTTTGCCATggtcagtgtgtttactgttcaTATTAATTGGGATTAAGACACAgactttttaaattgttttatttaaattaaaccatagaattaaacaaaatagTATTTTTGTGCATTGCATTCCTCTaagtttagttttttcttttttttctgttaacagTTTCAGTTCCATATTATGAAAAAGTATAATCTCATTTTTAGCATGATAGTATTATCAGTCCAGGTCAGTGAAAATAAGCCCATATGAAAACGAATTTAAATCCTTGATCATCCTTCCAAGTGCATTATATTGTGCTAATCATTCACTGGCAGAGTTATAATATATGTTTGACATTACGTTTAAAAACTATTTAGTATTTAGTCCAGCTGTGTAGCCAAAGCCATCAACTCCTCAGGTTAGTGTAACTCTTACTTTTGTGCCATGAATGTTGTTCTGCACATTGAGTTAGGAGAAACATTAAGTAGCCCTTCTTGGAATAAATGTTGTGGTTTGATTTAACCAGGGCAAAGGACTCTGTGAAGCACTTCCACGTGCAGCGGCAGTCTGGGAGATATTCTTTTGGATTTAATGAGTTTCCATCCCTTCAAGACTTCACCAGTCACCTGGCCAATCAGCCACTGCTGGGCAGTGAGTCAGGtttgacacacagacaaacacataaatcTTTTACTTCTGTCTGATTCTCTGTCCTCAATTTCCCcgctgttattatttttgtacagGGAACCTGATTGTGCTGCGGTTCCCGTACCCCCGCCAGGTGGAGGAGCCATCCATTtacgagtctgtgtgtgtgcacacagctATACAGTCAGGACGCAGTGAAAGAGACTTGGTCCCCAGTGCTCCATCAGtatgttaacatttacatttacatttacggcatttagcagacacccttactcagagtgacttacaactgagcaactgagggttaagggccttgctcaggggcccagcagtgcagcttggtggacctggggttcaaacccatgaccttcccatcagtagcccaacaccttaaccactgagctaccacatcccatgtTAACAGCACCTTACAGTTTGTATTAAAGTTTTCGTAATGTTTGAAACATGTTTTTATGATGCAAATCTCCCTACGCATTCATACACAATACCCCAAAGTTCAGTTtcgttcttttaaaaaaatggccGCTGGCTTCGTCTCTCACCAACCATTAATGAGAAATCTAAATGAAGAGGTTAATCTCACTGGCACAGTCGGACCTACAGTATCAATAGGTCATCAGACAAAATTGTGGATGAGGTAGGAAGGAGTAAAtagacaaaatgtaaataaaaaagatgtcTATTTGACTCAGATTtcattacaaaatatatattggaCATCACTGAAGACCATACattaattataaagattaatattcaAGTTGTTCAGTTGAGTTCCTTAACCAAAAGAACTTGTGTAATGAAGCTGCTAATTAGGCAAATATCAAAAGTAATTTGACACAAATGATTCAaaagtctgtgtttttattatattatctgtttttattcttgTAGCTTGGCACAAAAGAGGGCTATCTGGTGAAACAAGGAGGCATCGTAAAGgtattaatgtaatgtaaattttCACCATGTTATATAGTACAATCTTTATTTTTGAGCAGCAACAGTAGACATTTTTCACCTGTCGAGTTTCTGTGAGCTTGTGTCCATCATCCCAAATTCATGTCCTttgctgacaggagtggaatcTGATGTGGACTTTTGCTATTGTAACCTAGTGTATCGTGAGGTACCTTTATGATCACCACGATTTTAGTGTGGTAATTTGAGTTACTGGAACCTTTATGAAAGGTGAAATGAGCCCATTTGACACCAACAATGAGTCAAGGAAATAATTTTTTCTGCaaggaaaaaaatttttttctacatttttatctGATAGTGAATAGAAACTAAAGTGCTTGACCTCATTCTGTGTGAATTTATCTGTTGAGCTGTTGTCACAATGAATTattgcattaataaataataataataataataataataataggagattataattattattattattattattattattattattatagtggtTGGTGTAAAGTGTATTTACAAACAGATCTGTggtaaataattaataacattatGATTACCATTGTTTTAGATGCTTTTGAGTAATTATTATGAGGTTTTCTTGTAGAACTGGAAACAAAGATGGTTCACACTGAACAGAAATGAGCTAAAGTACTTCAAAGACAAAATGGTAAGTGTAAAAAACATTGAGTGTAATCAGTGCGCAGTgtgaaattcatttatttattcatttatttatttgtcttggtCAGTTTCCAGAACCTATTAGGACCTTGGACCTGAAAGCATGCTCTGCCGTTCAGTTCGATTACAGCCAGGACAGGGTTAACTGCTTCTGGTAGGAACGCTGATACTCACACTGTATGACGTGTTTTGGTATatgttttccatttattttctgtctcttgAACTTAAAAATGGGGAAGTGCAACTAGACACACCACCATGTAGGCATAGAGGGCAGCAATTAGCTACCACTCATTGTCTTCATACCACCCACActtactaaaaaaaacatagtaCATAATACTTTCCATAACAATACAGCACTCTccataaataatgtttaacaaaacactgaggttgttttttttacacatctcTCACTCATTATTTCCACTCTATAATAGTCTAGTGTTCCCTGAGAGGACGTTTTATTTGTGTGCAAAATCAGGTGTGGAGGCTGATGAATGGATAAAGATATTACGATGGAAATTGGTAGGTTACCAAAaaactctaataataatatagtatatagtagACATTCAATTTAACAGGTGTAAGATGTGTTATAGTCACAATGAttgttcaataataaaaaaaatgtatagaaGTGTTTCCTCCATTGCCTAACAGTCATTACACCcatcttttttttacagtcacAGATAAGGAAAGGAAGATGATGTCCAGAAtgtggaaaagaagaaaaggaactACTGGGATTGTGAGCTATGAGGGCAGTTAGGAATGATCTAATAGGAGGAACTTTGGTCTTTGCTTACTGCTATAGGTTTCTATTTGCTCCTGTGGCTAATGTAACCTTTAGTCAGGGCATCACTGAGCAATGTGAAGACTGTGTCTATCTCAGATGTGACTCTGGAAGAAAGACCGGACGTTCTGTTACACACACCGTATATGGAGATGGTGCATTCCAGTGATTGGGTGAAGGAAGACATTTGGGCCCAATGGCATTTACAAACTGAAGTCATTAATGGTGTTACTAAGTAAGCTTGTAGTCCACAGCCGCATCAGTGCAATGCATTGCAAGGTGTTGATACAATACTAAAACCCTGAATGGAAACAGGAATTTAACTTTTACTAAGTAAGAAATATAAAGGTGCCTACATTGTTTGCTTCTACCTCattaaatggttttattttcaGTCCGCTCCGAAAGTATTGGAATGACCAGGCTAATTCTTCTTTCGTAACTAAATTTGTTAATCATGGAATCTTGTCACACATGGAACCTTTTGTTTGAACccacccatttttttttttaaatgatcaatcaatcaatatgACAGGTCTTTCTTGTTGCCCAGCTGTTAGATTCagtttttaaacaattaatagcTCTGAATGTCTGGTCTTGGTTGATGGGTTCTGGGTTCTGCCTGTGAGTACCgcatttgttgttaaatagGATAAATCAGCATGAAGACCAGGGAGCTGTCTTTGGAAGAGCAAGCAATGCAATCATTGTGAGAGCTGAGaagaaaaaaccccacaacaGTCCAAAGTAATGGAAAGGTCAATGTCCAAAACAACTACTTCTTCAGGTGGGAAAAGTGAACGGTTTTAGACAGGGCCGTATCAGACACCAGGGCTTAACCCAATTGAGCAGCATTTCATGTCCTGAAGCGTGAGACCCCCCAAAACAATCAACTGGAAGGAGCTGACATATACAGTAAGCCTGGAAAAGCTTCACAAAAGGAGAATTCCTCGGTTTGGTCATGTCAGTGGGTCTTTGGCTTGATGCAGTTATTTCAAGTCAAATATATACAACCAAATGTTGTTTTAGTTACTTTACGTCTATTGGTCCTTATACCTTTGTTCACCTAGTAATAGAGTGGACTAACACTAAAGATGCCATGTTCAGagtagatgtaaatatcaggaaataaaagttgaaatctcaaacccaaatgtcttcagtgttgcaaaaacaaaagaactggCCTTTATACTGTATTGGTAAACACAGAACATGAGGAATGGACAGATTTTAAACACCATCAAACTACAACTGGAATTTTAGACAACAGTGACTTTcaacttttatatttttgttacattaGAAGAATCCCAGAAGATATATTTAACCCATAATATCTGCTAAAATGTCCAACACGTGGATCTATAATGATATGAACAATCATAAGTCCCAATATGAGTCATTAGTTAAGTTATAATCGCTTTTATGTAGGAACATGGGGCTATTTTACCGGATCAGATGCACCAAACAGTGCTGTTCCTTATAGCTGTTGCTAAATTCAATAGTTGCTTTAACACGAGGAAGTCAAACGCTTTACATGATCTCTTTACAGAATATTCTAGAGAACAGTGTGTGAAGTAGATTAATATCCCCTTTATTCATGAGACAATggttaatatttgaattatgCAATAAGTTTGGGCTGAACTTTTTTGTTCAACATATCAGCCTGCAacctttacagcattttattagacatccttatccagaatgataattatttatcttatttatacaaaacGAGTTGTGTTATCCACCAACATTTGTGTTGCGCATGTCAGGTGGCATGACCTGTATTCATTTGGCTTCCTCAGAAAactctaaaaataaacaaataattgggTTTTGTACACCAAAGTCataaacaaatttattaattagaagaaaaatctaaaatacaACCAGACAGTGTTACATTCAAAAGAGAAACATACAGCATCATGAGCAATTGACATGAAATCCAGGTTCACAGCCAACATCAATGTCcaaggtgcatgtgtgtgtcttgatCCGATCCAGGTAGTTATATAGTTATGCGGTAGTTATATAACTGTCTGCCTTCTAGGCAACCTCAACCACCTGTCTTAGTTCCTCAATCAGTGGAACAAGCTCCTTCTCCAAACTGATGATCAAACctaaaaataacatgaaaaaaCTGAATCACCAAATGATGCAAATATCAGTGTGCATTAAAAATGGACTGTATTTTAGAGGTCTGCGAGTTAAAAGCAATCTCTCTATTAATACCATGTATTTTCCAGGCAGTTTGTAAGCTGAAGTTGTAAAGTgttcacaaataaaatatgtatcTGCCTCATTAGCTGTCATTCTTTCACTTCCATGGCACACTTACCTGTGTTGGCACTGCTGCTTGCAATAAAGCTGATCACTAAAGGTAATCGGTTAAATTGCACAATCtgaaatcaacaacaacaacaattaaacAACAGTGACAACAATTAGCAAgtcaaagaaagaatttcagcTGAGTGGATGCTGTGAAGCTCCATACCTGATACGTGTTGTAGTAGCAAATGATACTCTTATTTTTGGACAGACCCAGCTTACTGCCTTGATCTGTGGCCAGTGCAAATGTTGAGAGAAAGCCAGGTCGCAGCGCATATTCAGGAGCATTGTCATTGGCAACTAAAAAACACAATGGGGAATTAAACCAAGCCACATTTTAGATACTGTTAAAACTGTATGATATATGGCTAAATATTCgtgacacctgaccatcacagccaTACGTGGGCCTTCACCAAACTGTTTCCAAAAAGATGGAAAAACACATAATTGAGTGTACAGTATCCCTTCCTGGGAACTAAGGGGCTAAAACAAGTTTTTCAGCACGACAATGCCACTGTGCACTAAGCAAGGTCCATTAAAACTTTTTGTGTAATAGTTGGAGCACACATGCACTAGAGTATCATGCATAAAGCAGTGAACTCAACCTCACTGCACACAGACTGTagcccagacctcctcactggACATCAGCGCCTGATGGCACTAATGTTCTTGttgctgaatgagcacaaaacCCCATAGCCGCACTTCAGAATCCTTATTATACTAGAATGGAGgtatttaaaagcaaatgttgGACTCAATCTGGAACAGGATTTTCAAAAGGAACGTATGGGTGTGACGATCAGGTGTCCAAAAACGTTTGGCCATATTCTGTATGATTAAGTGGAATTTAAGTACCTTTGACTACAGGAACTCCATCCCTGTCTGTTACTACTATTGCATGGAGACCCTCAACCCTGGTAAAAGAAAATAGGACCTGTATTATAATATCAtaatatcaacaacaacaaataataagataacaacaacagcaataataacaataataaaataataaaaataacaataatactaataacaataataataaaactaataaaaacaacaacaataataaaagaagaagcAGTACTTTTTTAactattcacttttttttaaagtgttgatTTGAAGAGTTGCCAAAAAAAGGTCTAACAATAGATAacataagtatataataaataacaataaaacaaaacaacttacGTTGGCAACTGTTTGTACAGGTACCTCTTTAAATCCTGCAAACACATAACATCCGTTATAAGCATGTCTAAGGAGATCAGATGCTTTCTATAAAAATCCTACAGTACTTACATCTGCCATGGTGCAAACTAGTGTGTGCTCGTGCGCCTCTTCCTGCAACAACACgcttatttacattattacttCAAAATAAGACAACAACACCTCAGTTAGCAGtctttaaaatgcaaataatacaaataatacacgAAGAATGTACGTCAAAACAACTGTCGTTACCTTTATTTAGGCCTTTATTGACGCTTTCTGCGTCACGCAGTGTATATATCACATGACACAGACTTCCCTAATCGTAATTTCCTGTTATCGAGAGAACACGTTTCAGTGCGCCCTCTACTGACACATCAGTGTAATttcagaaatatacagtatagcacCAGGCAGGGCTGTACTGAGACAGAGCTTCTGTCACCTTAATCtgtttacatttctttataATTCATGTTAAGCttatgcaaaacaaacaaaagttacCTGCAGTAATTtgcacaaacagctggaaccagattgccttgtgtgtgtgaactcacttggccaataaacctgattctgattctgattctgattaataataaaggatgttaattttatatattttttttaacctaaacaAACTCATATCAGCTTCACCAAGCCTCAGTTAGTTTGGATAAGGTAGATGAGGCCAGAAGACTATAAATGATGACAGAAATCTTTAGAAAGAAAATATAGTAAAAGATGTTACTGTCTAAGTCGAGGGCAGTTACAGTATAGCAATGTATGAATTATGAATGTTCAAGCATTTACTCTGAACTGACGGAAATAACTGAAAGTATAAAGCAGTGCTGCAGGTAGCCGAGTTTTGTATGTTCACCTCAGCATTGATAAACTATCTCAAGCTAATCCACTTTCCAATTAATGTGAATAAAGCTATAAGATGATTATTCAGCACAATTTGATTTGGATACTGTTGTCAATGTGTGCAAGCCATGATGTATATTCAGTAACATACAGGTAGATATTTAAAATCCCAGGAATTTATCTAGCCAAAAATTCTAATGTtgttaattattctttttttttcttttaatccctgttaaaaaaaacaacaaaaagatgtTTGTACTAGTCTAGTCTACTATGGCCATGCTTGTCCATTCCATCCATTTCTGTACAGCTCATTCTACATATGGTTGGGGGAAGCCTGGAGACTTTCCCAGTGGACTTCAGGCACAAgtcaggggacaccctggatagTGCACCACTCATACTCTCACACTTcttctttggactggggaagaaACTGGAGCACCCTGGAGGAAACTCCCAGAAGCACGGGGGACATTCAAACTCCATGCAAACAGGCTGAAGGCAAGAAATGAACCAACATCCCTGGAGGTAAAAGGCAAACATGCAAACCACAGAGCCACAGCGCGGATATCCTGTTGATAAAGTTGCTCTTCCTGGTTCAACTAATAAGATTTTGCTTATTGCTTGCATGTATGCTGGTGACAACTTTGCTGGTGtacgttgttttgttttttttgtattgttttttagcAGTGAGGGTTTGTCATGGTGCTTGGCTGTACTGATATTAAAGCTGAGAATGTGCTGttcttgtctctttttttaGATTGCAAGTCTTATGCAAGAATGAAAATCCTTAATGTGAGGATTAGAACAAAAACAATGAGCTCTTCAGTATTTGTAAACCAAAGAAAGACCATAATCCTCCTTGTCGAATTCACCTCACTTActtcagtcacacagtcacccTGGCAACGTTCAGAGGGCCTCAACCCCCAACCCTCATCTCCAAacctttccctctctcctcactctttctctccttacTGCATGCTGAACATGCTAGAGAAAGTTCCATCCATCGAAGTGAACTGGGCTGGACAGTAGCGACATCTGACCAGTGCTTTTGGAGTGGGATTGATTGTATTTTCAGACATGGGACCCGAAATCCTAAATTCTTCAAGTGAGCCCGTGAGCTTTGGTGGGAAAAGCGTCTTCTCGCAAATGGAACACAACATTGTTGCCGGATACCTCATTACTGCATGTAAAGAGTATTGTGTATTTGATAGTGTTGTCAAATATAGCGTAGACCTATAGTTACAAGTCTGTACTTTTTGTGCCGTTAGCGGTTTTGGGGCTTTATATTTATGATAAATACATGATGTTCTAAAATGTGTATAGTGTAGCTTGTATAGTGGCCAGATCTAACCAGCTGGATTGTTCATGAGACAATAAACCGTATTCATACTgttataaaaatgtctttgtatgaaCCTACTcaaccttctttctttttttctttctttctgtatgcAGGTGTGATCAGTTTGTCCAGTAACCTAGTGGTGCTGATTATGTTTGCAAAGTTTAAAGAACTGCGTAATGCCACTAATGCCATCATCATTAATCTGGCTTTCACTGATGTTGGTGTAGCAGGTATTGGTTACCCCATGTCTGCTGCTTCTGACCTGCATGGCAGCTGGAAATTTGGGCATATTGGTTGTCAGGTTTGTTgccatatttatttactgatgaCATGTATGCTGAAATCAAAGAATTGATGGTTTTTATCCAAGTGACGATCTGTggacattaaaatgaataacttTATTTGCTAAACTTGAGTGTGTGCAGAGTTGGATGCAGGAAATCAGCATTCTTTCTTGAGCATATAATACAGTTACACTGTTTGAACACTTGAGGTCCCAATCTGCAACCCATAGTGTTAACATCTGTTCTTTGAATTGACTGACAGTTCAGAGGTCACTTCAAACTGGTTATGGAAGCAGAGCATTTTAGGCGAATTTAGAGATTTATTTTCTCTGAGATAAAACGACTATTAAGTCGCAATTACTCGTTATGGTTCAGTCTATCCTATCCTTCGGGTCAGagactttatttattcaatcaAATTTCTGGGAGAGTGtactgtatacatttatttatttacttttaaatatctAGTAAATCTGTAGTACATGTTGTTTTCAATGTTCTTAGAAaagttattttgttttatacagACAAAATGcatgttattttatattgtcATATATGATTTAGAAATAAAGTTTCAGCCACAATTTCTCAGTAAAAGTTGAAACTGATTTGGAATGTGAGGTAGTATGGTGAATGAAATTGAATCCTGATTGGAGTGTATTGTCCCGCCTCTATTTTTCAGTTTTCTTGCATTATCATTAGCAGGAGCTCTAAATGTGTGACTTTGTTCTTCGTtgataacattcattcattcaatcattttctaccgcttatccaaattcttgggtcacggggggcctgtgcctatctcaggcgtcaccggccatcgaggcaggatacaccctggacggagtgccaacccattgcagggcatcATTGATAACATGAACTAATTCATTTTTTGTGCACCCAGTTGACTATGATAGTTGATTATGACATCTATTGATATCTCTCTTGTAGATCTATGCTGCCCTGAATATATTCTTTGGGATGGCCAGCATTGGACT harbors:
- the dapp1 gene encoding dual adapter for phosphotyrosine and 3-phosphotyrosine and 3-phosphoinositide, which produces MSVCSSTLSGPEDMDELESVSWYHYDLSRHAAEALLLSNGVDGSFLLRNSNKGHECFALSVRAKDSVKHFHVQRQSGRYSFGFNEFPSLQDFTSHLANQPLLGSESGNLIVLRFPYPRQVEEPSIYESVCVHTAIQSGRSERDLVPSAPSLGTKEGYLVKQGGIVKNWKQRWFTLNRNELKYFKDKMFPEPIRTLDLKACSAVQFDYSQDRVNCFCLVFPERTFYLCAKSGVEADEWIKILRWKLSQIRKGR
- the lamtor3 gene encoding ragulator complex protein LAMTOR3, whose amino-acid sequence is MADDLKRYLYKQLPTVEGLHAIVVTDRDGVPVVKVANDNAPEYALRPGFLSTFALATDQGSKLGLSKNKSIICYYNTYQIVQFNRLPLVISFIASSSANTGLIISLEKELVPLIEELRQVVEVA